The Cerasicoccus sp. TK19100 genome window below encodes:
- a CDS encoding DUF4469 domain-containing protein translates to MPSLNYYLTPFAPGAKDQDSRPQYVARPAACGGLNDQQLARLIAQRCTLTEADVQATLIELRQHILRTVAEGGRVNLQGLVEFYPKLRGTFDDLNERRDPKRHKLNIGARPCKSLNKELSREPISWRRVPGPEESPILHQVRDTRSGELNATLSPGGPVGLTGMRLKFSESRPDEGVFLIPVRQPGSLPAKREIRVDHYFGVRPKEIWFLAPDDLPAGQYELELRTRSRGGEHLLRERCQHRLTCPEPAKAACPELVEGACPELSKEPAPQPEASQSEPTAEKIPA, encoded by the coding sequence ATGCCATCACTCAACTATTACCTAACTCCCTTTGCGCCAGGCGCTAAGGACCAAGACTCCCGCCCGCAATACGTCGCAAGACCCGCGGCCTGCGGCGGCCTGAACGATCAGCAGCTCGCCCGGCTAATTGCCCAGCGCTGCACGCTGACCGAGGCCGACGTCCAGGCGACGCTGATCGAGCTGCGCCAGCACATCCTGCGGACCGTCGCCGAGGGCGGGCGCGTCAACCTGCAAGGCCTCGTCGAGTTCTACCCGAAGCTGCGCGGCACGTTTGACGACCTCAACGAGCGCCGCGACCCCAAGCGCCACAAGCTCAACATTGGCGCGCGCCCCTGCAAGTCTCTCAACAAAGAGCTCAGTCGCGAGCCAATCAGCTGGCGACGCGTCCCCGGGCCCGAGGAATCGCCGATCCTCCACCAGGTGCGCGACACGCGCAGCGGCGAGCTCAACGCCACGCTCTCGCCCGGCGGCCCGGTGGGCCTCACCGGCATGCGGCTCAAGTTCAGCGAGTCGCGCCCCGACGAAGGTGTCTTCCTGATCCCCGTCCGCCAACCTGGCTCTCTGCCCGCCAAACGCGAAATCCGCGTGGACCACTACTTCGGCGTCCGCCCGAAGGAAATCTGGTTCCTCGCCCCGGATGACCTCCCCGCCGGCCAATACGAGCTGGAGCTCCGCACCCGCTCCCGCGGCGGCGAACACCTCCTGCGCGAACGCTGCCAACACCGCCTAACCTGCCCTGAGCCTGCCAAAGCGGCCTGCCCTGAGCTAGTCGAAGGGGCCTGCCCTGAACTTAGCAAAGAGCCCGCGCCCCAGCCTGAGGCGTCCCAATCAGAACCCACGGCGGAGAAAATTCCCGCCTAA
- a CDS encoding LacI family DNA-binding transcriptional regulator → MTIRELAALAGVSRTTVSYGLKNDPRVSPKTCARIQALAREHGYTPSPIINTLMKEVRAGAVRHRKYSLAYLCTRGTIGGEPRYAFERAMLMGAKLEAEELGYDLELLDCTPSNIDERQLERILIARGQRGVIVGPTQEHHGRIQLNWQNFSVVCCGFSVEEPQADRVTADLFAAFTDGLNLILSRGYDPVFAVMDPQTNLRLGQRWLSVVSLQQRLTGSQKVQLFSNVTEALPSLEQLVKAGKTPAIFGQSNCLNQLRDHGFRVPEQVGLLAFDNLPDVPEAAAIIQPHLLLGRRAVAQLAMLVERGSRGVPETPCRISMSCGWQEGATLPKRSK, encoded by the coding sequence ATGACGATACGGGAACTCGCCGCTCTTGCCGGAGTCAGCCGGACGACGGTCTCCTATGGGCTCAAAAATGACCCGCGGGTCAGCCCCAAGACCTGTGCCCGGATTCAGGCGCTAGCGCGCGAGCACGGTTACACGCCCAGCCCCATTATTAATACGCTAATGAAAGAGGTCCGGGCCGGCGCCGTTCGACACCGGAAGTATTCTTTGGCTTATCTCTGTACCCGGGGAACCATTGGCGGCGAGCCCAGATACGCCTTTGAAAGAGCCATGCTGATGGGCGCCAAATTGGAGGCCGAGGAACTCGGCTACGATCTGGAGCTATTGGATTGCACTCCCTCGAATATCGACGAACGGCAACTGGAGCGAATCCTGATTGCGCGTGGGCAGCGCGGAGTAATCGTGGGGCCAACTCAAGAGCATCATGGGCGAATCCAACTGAACTGGCAGAATTTTTCGGTGGTATGTTGCGGTTTTTCTGTTGAGGAGCCACAAGCCGACCGCGTAACCGCAGACCTGTTTGCCGCTTTTACCGATGGCCTGAATCTCATTCTGAGCCGTGGTTATGATCCAGTCTTTGCGGTGATGGACCCGCAAACCAACCTCCGCCTGGGGCAGCGCTGGCTATCTGTCGTGTCCCTACAGCAGCGGCTAACCGGCTCCCAGAAAGTGCAGCTGTTCTCAAATGTAACTGAAGCCCTGCCATCGCTGGAGCAATTGGTGAAAGCTGGAAAAACCCCGGCAATCTTCGGGCAAAGCAATTGCCTGAATCAACTCCGGGACCATGGATTTAGAGTGCCTGAGCAAGTGGGGCTCCTCGCCTTTGACAACCTTCCGGATGTGCCAGAAGCTGCCGCCATCATCCAGCCGCACCTGCTGTTGGGGCGGCGCGCAGTGGCGCAGCTCGCCATGTTGGTTGAGCGCGGCAGTCGTGGCGTTCCTGAGACGCCATGCCGGATTTCCATGAGCTGTGGCTGGCAGGAAGGCGCTACCTTGCCGAAACGTTCCAAATAA
- a CDS encoding NAD(P)/FAD-dependent oxidoreductase encodes MADSDPATPPLMVDIILPIEQSEDIAVQRMALAKKLDVSPDRVIEFRLRKHSIDARQRQIKAQLRFEVGLDQMLPPEPDLKPDYPTVSEDAAAVVIVGCGPAGLFAGLRCLERGMKPVILERGKDASARRFDLGPILKHGTVIEDSNYCFGEGGAGTFSDGKLYTRATKRGPVGDIYQTLVAHGAPERILVDAHPHIGSNLLPKVVMAMRESIIAAGGEVNFGAKVTDILLDGNQIQGVQTADGREFLASQVILATGHSARDIYQLLHRKGIRLEQKAFAVGVRIEHPQPLIDSLQYHYPNGDERPLYLPAASYRLATKIDDRGVHSFCMCPGGFIVPAATENDEVVVNGMSLARRDSPFANSGMVVTVEPEDTQPLQAEHGVLAGIAFQKQLEQVAKQAGGGGQKAPGQRVTDFLKGKASQDLPATSYFPGIHEARIDELLPEWIVSRMRRGLTLFGKQMRGYITEDCNLIGFETRTSSPVRIPRDPETLQHPEVRGLFPCAEGAGYAGGIVSAALDGIRCADALA; translated from the coding sequence ATGGCTGATTCCGATCCAGCAACGCCGCCGCTGATGGTGGATATTATTCTTCCGATTGAACAGTCGGAAGACATCGCGGTGCAGCGGATGGCGTTGGCGAAGAAGCTCGATGTGTCGCCGGACCGCGTGATTGAATTCCGTCTGCGCAAGCACTCGATCGATGCCCGCCAAAGACAGATCAAGGCGCAACTGCGCTTTGAGGTTGGTTTGGATCAGATGCTGCCGCCGGAGCCGGATCTGAAGCCGGATTATCCGACGGTCAGCGAGGATGCGGCGGCGGTGGTTATTGTTGGCTGCGGTCCCGCGGGGCTCTTTGCCGGGCTGCGTTGCCTGGAGCGGGGGATGAAGCCTGTTATTTTGGAACGGGGCAAGGACGCTTCGGCGCGGCGTTTTGACCTCGGACCGATTCTCAAGCACGGGACGGTGATCGAGGACTCCAACTACTGCTTTGGCGAGGGCGGCGCGGGAACCTTTTCCGATGGCAAGCTCTACACACGCGCGACGAAGCGCGGGCCGGTGGGCGACATTTACCAAACGCTGGTCGCGCATGGCGCGCCGGAGCGCATCCTCGTCGACGCGCATCCGCACATCGGCTCGAACCTGCTGCCCAAGGTCGTCATGGCGATGCGCGAGTCGATCATCGCGGCGGGCGGGGAGGTCAACTTCGGCGCGAAGGTGACCGACATCCTACTCGACGGCAACCAGATCCAAGGCGTGCAAACGGCCGATGGACGCGAGTTTCTGGCGAGCCAGGTGATCCTCGCTACGGGACATTCTGCGCGCGACATTTATCAACTGCTGCACCGCAAGGGGATTCGCCTGGAGCAAAAGGCGTTTGCGGTCGGCGTGCGCATCGAGCACCCGCAGCCGCTGATCGACAGCCTGCAGTATCACTACCCGAACGGGGACGAGCGCCCGCTTTATTTGCCGGCGGCCAGCTATCGCCTGGCGACGAAGATCGACGACCGGGGCGTGCATTCGTTTTGCATGTGCCCGGGCGGGTTCATCGTGCCGGCGGCGACCGAAAACGACGAAGTCGTGGTGAATGGGATGAGCTTGGCGCGGCGCGATTCGCCGTTTGCGAACAGCGGCATGGTGGTCACCGTGGAGCCCGAGGACACGCAGCCGTTGCAAGCCGAGCATGGCGTGCTAGCGGGCATCGCGTTTCAAAAGCAGTTGGAGCAGGTGGCCAAGCAAGCAGGCGGCGGCGGACAAAAGGCGCCCGGGCAGCGCGTGACTGATTTTCTCAAAGGTAAGGCATCGCAAGACCTTCCGGCGACGAGTTATTTCCCCGGTATCCACGAGGCGCGCATCGACGAATTGTTGCCGGAATGGATTGTCAGCCGCATGCGCCGTGGGCTCACGCTGTTTGGCAAGCAAATGCGCGGCTACATTACCGAGGATTGCAACCTGATTGGCTTTGAAACGCGCACGAGCTCACCGGTTCGTATACCGCGTGATCCGGAGACGTTGCAACACCCAGAGGTGCGAGGACTCTTCCCTTGCGCCGAAGGGGCAGGATACGCGGGCGGCATTGTCAGCGCGGCATTGGATGGCATACGCTGCGCAGATGCGCTGGCGTAG
- a CDS encoding addiction module protein: protein MKLSAADREALANYLLQSVHNAELNELDTEWIAVAEERFNALVSGKDSGIPEKDFFQRFENA, encoded by the coding sequence ATGAAACTCTCTGCCGCCGACCGTGAAGCGTTGGCGAATTATCTCTTGCAAAGTGTTCACAATGCGGAGCTCAACGAATTGGATACGGAATGGATCGCCGTTGCCGAGGAGCGCTTCAATGCGCTGGTCAGTGGCAAGGACTCCGGCATCCCGGAAAAAGACTTTTTCCAGCGCTTCGAAAACGCCTAG
- a CDS encoding ATP-binding protein: MDFLISTGGLLIGLLVLIALVFLFDRFHRKNEKLLAENERLKKQLAHSLEVAEKAEATADTKELFLATMSHEIRTPLNCINGLSEILITSDPRPDQLEYLNTITQSTDALLNILTNVLDYTKINAGSFEIQATRFSLSHVIEEVHTLFKEEASRKDIVFECNHNDDDKELQVICDRNCLRQALVNLVSNAIKYTDQGHIQLEVFYRHYTTNGTKNQYEVAIQVADTGIGIDPAKRNELFKPFHQLVDSKTRKYEGTGLGLSISKFMVEKGLGGTINYEPSESGGARFNIRFFAEGFVTKKETLGSKLSSRSLLKTSLSKNLFVLDVLVVDDNTLNCITMKAILEKMGHRADFATDGLKAQEQLVQKPYNLIFMDIMMPNVDGIEATQAIRSGACGPEYVNIPIVATTAFANVGDGQKFLDAGMNYYLSKPVIPDAIRAILTETGRQIQKGEQPKAPAARPPKPKARPTA; this comes from the coding sequence ATGGATTTCCTTATTTCGACGGGCGGGTTGCTGATAGGACTGTTGGTACTGATCGCGCTCGTTTTCTTGTTCGACCGGTTTCATCGCAAAAACGAAAAACTGCTTGCCGAGAACGAGCGCCTCAAAAAGCAGTTAGCACATTCTCTGGAAGTGGCGGAAAAAGCCGAGGCCACGGCCGACACCAAAGAGCTCTTTTTGGCCACAATGAGCCACGAAATCCGCACGCCGCTCAACTGCATTAACGGCCTGTCGGAAATCCTCATTACCTCCGACCCACGTCCTGACCAGCTCGAATACCTCAACACCATTACCCAAAGCACCGACGCGTTGCTCAATATTTTGACCAACGTGCTCGACTACACCAAGATCAATGCCGGTTCGTTTGAGATCCAGGCCACGCGCTTTAGCCTCTCGCATGTCATCGAGGAAGTGCACACTCTTTTCAAGGAAGAGGCCTCGCGTAAAGACATCGTCTTTGAGTGCAACCACAACGACGATGACAAGGAGCTTCAGGTCATTTGCGATCGTAATTGCCTCCGCCAAGCCCTCGTCAACCTCGTCTCCAACGCCATCAAATACACCGACCAGGGGCACATTCAGTTGGAGGTTTTTTACCGGCACTACACGACCAACGGCACCAAAAACCAATACGAGGTCGCCATTCAAGTCGCCGATACCGGCATCGGCATTGACCCGGCCAAACGCAACGAACTCTTCAAGCCATTTCATCAACTCGTCGACTCCAAAACGCGCAAATACGAGGGCACGGGGCTGGGCCTGAGTATCTCAAAATTCATGGTCGAAAAGGGGCTCGGCGGCACCATTAATTACGAGCCCAGTGAGAGTGGCGGCGCGCGTTTCAACATCCGCTTTTTTGCCGAAGGCTTCGTCACGAAAAAGGAAACGCTCGGCTCCAAGTTGTCCTCGCGTTCGCTGCTCAAGACGTCGCTCTCAAAAAACCTTTTCGTGCTCGATGTGCTCGTGGTCGACGACAACACGCTCAACTGCATTACGATGAAAGCCATTCTGGAAAAGATGGGCCACCGGGCTGACTTCGCCACCGACGGTCTCAAGGCGCAGGAGCAACTCGTGCAAAAGCCCTACAACCTCATCTTCATGGACATCATGATGCCCAACGTCGACGGCATCGAGGCCACCCAGGCCATCCGCAGTGGTGCCTGCGGCCCGGAATACGTCAACATCCCCATCGTCGCGACCACCGCTTTCGCCAACGTCGGCGACGGCCAGAAGTTCCTCGACGCCGGCATGAACTACTACTTGTCCAAGCCAGTCATCCCCGACGCCATCCGCGCCATCCTCACCGAGACCGGCCGCCAAATCCAAAAAGGCGAACAGCCCAAAGCCCCCGCCGCCAGGCCCCCCAAGCCCAAAGCCCGCCCTACGGCTTAG
- a CDS encoding hydroxypyruvate isomerase family protein, whose product MSTLKQSFSWWCFANKGVAAAELLQAAARIGYDGVELIEPELWPMARDAGLTIVSIVGHTSIEAGMNRLENADRIEQELRANIDRAAAFGIPDLICFSGNRDGLSDAAGLDNCAQLLERVAPIAEQAGVTLIMELLNSKVNHRDYQCDHTEWGVALCQRVNSPAFKLLYDIYHMQIMEGDIIRTIGEHHAHIAHYHTAGNPGRGPIGDSQELNYPAIIRAIEQTGYTGFIGHEFIPSGDPVQELQAAYDLCRGA is encoded by the coding sequence ATGAGCACACTGAAACAATCTTTTTCCTGGTGGTGCTTCGCCAACAAGGGAGTCGCGGCCGCCGAACTCCTGCAAGCGGCCGCCCGCATCGGCTATGACGGCGTCGAGCTCATCGAGCCGGAGCTGTGGCCAATGGCGCGTGATGCGGGGCTGACCATCGTTAGCATTGTCGGGCACACTTCGATCGAAGCGGGCATGAACCGACTGGAGAACGCCGACCGCATCGAGCAGGAACTCCGCGCGAATATCGACCGGGCAGCCGCATTCGGCATTCCCGATCTGATTTGCTTCTCGGGCAACCGGGACGGGCTCAGCGACGCTGCTGGCCTGGACAACTGCGCGCAGCTCTTGGAGCGCGTCGCGCCCATCGCCGAGCAGGCGGGCGTCACGCTCATCATGGAGCTGCTCAACAGCAAGGTGAACCACCGCGACTACCAGTGCGACCACACGGAATGGGGCGTCGCGCTGTGCCAGCGGGTGAACTCACCGGCCTTCAAGCTGCTCTACGACATCTACCACATGCAGATCATGGAGGGCGACATCATCCGGACCATCGGCGAGCACCACGCCCACATCGCCCACTACCACACCGCCGGCAATCCGGGCCGCGGTCCCATCGGCGACTCTCAGGAACTCAACTACCCGGCCATCATCCGCGCCATTGAGCAAACCGGTTACACCGGCTTCATCGGCCACGAGTTCATCCCCTCCGGCGATCCCGTTCAAGAGCTGCAAGCTGCGTATGATCTATGCCGAGGCGCTTGA
- a CDS encoding FmdB family zinc ribbon protein encodes MPTYDYFCSACDTEFEYFQSMKDDPLTDCPHCKKKGKVKRQISSGAGIIFKGSGFYETDYKTKSGSKSEGDSKGGESKSESKKETKSESKKSDSTSKKAT; translated from the coding sequence ATGCCCACATACGATTATTTTTGCTCCGCCTGCGACACGGAGTTCGAGTATTTTCAGTCTATGAAGGACGACCCGCTGACCGACTGCCCGCACTGCAAGAAGAAGGGCAAGGTAAAGCGCCAGATCAGTTCCGGTGCCGGCATAATCTTCAAAGGGAGCGGCTTCTACGAAACCGACTACAAGACCAAGTCTGGCAGCAAGTCCGAGGGCGATTCCAAGGGCGGCGAGTCGAAGTCGGAATCCAAGAAGGAAACGAAGTCCGAGAGCAAGAAGAGCGACAGCACTTCCAAGAAGGCAACGTGA
- a CDS encoding formylglycine-generating enzyme family protein — protein MKRCLTLIFYINTLITSVSGVDLPVVLINQSGNSPDPLTDLGTVNYDYYISKYEVTNTQYAIFLNAVAKTDTFELYNTNMGNPDYSGGILRVGSPGNYSYTTRSGYGNKPVNFVSFWNVARFANWLTNGQPTGQQDNSTTETGVYMLNGVAFPVNASIGRNATAWSAGGVAIANQDEWHKAAYYDPNAPGEYWTYPTRSNTEPSGAQANYNPGDGSNPGDIAEVGYSIPSYFGTYDQGGNVREWTEDTIYLDHRVVRGGAFGTGGGISSVLLSTLRNTEAPETERNNLGFRLTSLKPITAPTTDPSIIEFQQDISIYKTVQITFESQAGMYYNIQHSFSLNSDTWVDSPQAILGTGSTITRYRVTDGTLFFFRICESPSPHSEIETDIALPEQQLIFLETADW, from the coding sequence ATGAAGCGCTGCCTCACACTCATATTTTACATCAACACTCTAATCACTTCTGTGTCCGGTGTTGATCTGCCGGTGGTTTTAATCAACCAGTCAGGGAATTCCCCCGATCCGCTTACTGACCTAGGTACGGTCAATTACGACTACTATATTTCAAAATACGAAGTAACTAATACACAATATGCAATATTCCTAAACGCGGTAGCCAAAACTGACACATTCGAGCTCTACAACACAAACATGGGCAATCCAGATTATTCTGGCGGCATTCTACGAGTAGGATCGCCAGGAAACTACAGCTATACTACCCGAAGTGGGTATGGTAATAAGCCTGTCAATTTTGTTTCCTTCTGGAATGTAGCTCGTTTTGCAAATTGGCTTACCAACGGGCAACCCACCGGCCAACAGGATAATAGCACCACTGAAACTGGCGTATATATGCTTAACGGAGTTGCATTTCCGGTGAATGCATCCATTGGAAGAAACGCCACTGCTTGGAGCGCTGGTGGTGTAGCCATCGCAAATCAAGACGAATGGCATAAAGCGGCATATTACGATCCCAATGCTCCAGGAGAATATTGGACGTATCCCACTCGCAGCAATACTGAGCCATCTGGTGCTCAAGCAAATTACAACCCAGGAGATGGCAGCAACCCAGGTGACATCGCTGAGGTGGGATATTCAATACCGAGCTATTTTGGAACCTATGATCAAGGTGGTAACGTTAGAGAATGGACAGAAGACACTATTTATCTAGATCATCGCGTTGTTCGTGGTGGCGCTTTCGGCACGGGTGGTGGCATTTCCAGCGTGTTACTCTCTACGTTAAGAAATACAGAAGCTCCTGAAACCGAACGCAACAACTTAGGATTTCGGCTCACGAGTCTAAAACCGATCACTGCACCCACAACAGATCCTTCAATTATTGAGTTCCAACAGGACATTAGCATATATAAAACGGTACAGATAACATTCGAGTCACAGGCAGGAATGTATTATAACATTCAGCATTCCTTCAGCCTCAACAGCGACACATGGGTTGATTCACCACAGGCGATTTTGGGCACAGGTAGCACAATTACCCGGTATCGGGTTACCGATGGGACTCTATTTTTCTTTAGAATCTGCGAAAGCCCATCACCCCACTCGGAAATTGAAACTGATATCGCGCTCCCCGAGCAACAATTAATTTTTCTAGAAACAGCCGATTGGTAA
- a CDS encoding DUF4013 domain-containing protein — protein MGETIWGNSKPDGMASIENIGERIFNEEDSWKKLLIGGAMCLTIIGLPLAFGYLFAYAFNLRKNALAPLPRWDNWQRMFMVGLHSLAVFVAWVGIPMALALIITWLFGMVPGSFLDIFSWLARAGALVVGLPMFCSALIHYQNTQEWSSLADVESIFAPVQENWIRLIIPSVAWIGLIVIGLPLLPFTFFLGMTLYVAYAIPLLSQNTGKAPKL, from the coding sequence ATGGGAGAGACAATCTGGGGCAATTCAAAACCGGACGGTATGGCAAGCATTGAGAACATTGGCGAGCGCATTTTTAACGAAGAGGACAGCTGGAAGAAGCTGCTCATTGGCGGAGCTATGTGCCTGACGATCATCGGGCTGCCGCTGGCCTTCGGCTATTTATTCGCCTACGCCTTCAACCTGCGTAAGAACGCGCTCGCCCCCCTGCCCCGCTGGGACAACTGGCAGCGGATGTTTATGGTGGGCCTGCACAGCCTGGCGGTCTTCGTGGCCTGGGTAGGTATTCCCATGGCGCTGGCGCTGATCATCACCTGGCTCTTTGGCATGGTCCCAGGATCGTTTTTAGACATCTTTTCGTGGCTGGCCCGCGCGGGTGCACTAGTCGTGGGACTGCCGATGTTCTGCTCGGCGCTGATTCATTATCAAAACACCCAGGAGTGGTCCTCACTGGCGGACGTGGAATCGATCTTCGCGCCAGTGCAGGAAAACTGGATCCGCCTGATCATCCCCAGCGTGGCTTGGATCGGCCTGATCGTCATTGGCCTGCCGCTGCTGCCCTTCACCTTTTTTCTTGGCATGACGCTCTACGTGGCTTACGCGATTCCGCTGCTTTCCCAAAACACCGGGAAAGCACCGAAGCTTTAA
- a CDS encoding ABC transporter substrate-binding protein — MLTKTSLLAGCLALALALAGCGGDKSNSARETPKTFILARGSDAQKLDPADVDDGESVNALAQICEGLLRFKPGTLELEPWLAESFESSEDGLSHTFKLREGVQFHDGTPLTAETAAFSFRRQLDPSHPAHLATASFVYWNYLYNDIEAVEVVDPMTLRFRLKQPNATILYSLAIFPAWLISPNTPPAEIPSKPVGTGPYVFDHWEKDQAISLRRNEEYWAYPPHFDRVVLNTIPENTVRRLALTSGAVSAIDGVQPAEAETVAQDPLFKLYRGPSMNVGYLAIQTENPKFADPEIRRALAMAIDREALVKLALDGAALPASYPIPPGFLGEPKGEDPPFTYDPAAAKAILTQYPEFTQEPIVLSTLSDSRPYFPDPQRVASLIRSDWEAIGLQVEIETRDFKSHLQTLRNGDYECGLIGWIGDNGDPDNFLATFFHSRAAVKGSATNFAFYQNPKMDELLDEARRVSNTAERAKLYNAALAEWSRDLPIIPLVHAEQMVLMRAEFTGFTLSPTGNIFLGPVKAK; from the coding sequence ATGCTCACGAAAACTTCTTTGCTCGCCGGCTGCCTTGCACTGGCGCTCGCGCTCGCCGGTTGCGGCGGCGATAAATCCAACTCCGCCCGGGAGACGCCCAAGACCTTTATTCTCGCGCGTGGCAGTGATGCGCAGAAGCTCGACCCTGCCGACGTGGACGACGGCGAGTCCGTCAATGCGCTGGCCCAGATTTGCGAGGGGCTGCTGCGCTTTAAGCCCGGCACACTGGAGCTGGAGCCATGGCTGGCGGAGTCGTTTGAGTCGTCCGAGGACGGGCTCAGCCACACCTTCAAGCTACGCGAGGGGGTCCAGTTTCACGACGGCACTCCGCTCACGGCGGAGACCGCGGCCTTCAGCTTTCGCCGGCAGCTCGACCCAAGCCATCCCGCGCATTTGGCCACGGCGAGCTTCGTTTACTGGAACTACCTTTACAACGACATCGAGGCCGTGGAAGTCGTCGACCCGATGACGCTGCGCTTTCGCCTCAAGCAGCCCAATGCGACGATTCTCTACTCTTTGGCGATCTTTCCAGCGTGGCTGATCAGCCCCAACACGCCGCCCGCAGAGATCCCCAGCAAACCGGTCGGCACCGGCCCGTACGTGTTCGATCACTGGGAAAAGGACCAGGCCATCTCGCTGCGCCGCAACGAGGAATACTGGGCGTATCCTCCGCATTTCGACCGCGTGGTCCTCAACACGATTCCGGAAAACACCGTGCGCCGCCTGGCGCTGACCTCCGGGGCGGTGTCTGCCATCGACGGCGTGCAACCGGCCGAGGCCGAGACCGTTGCGCAGGACCCACTCTTTAAGCTCTACCGTGGCCCGAGCATGAACGTCGGCTACCTGGCCATTCAGACCGAAAACCCGAAGTTTGCCGATCCCGAGATCCGCCGCGCGCTGGCCATGGCCATCGACCGCGAGGCCTTGGTAAAGCTTGCGCTCGACGGTGCGGCTCTGCCCGCGAGCTACCCGATACCGCCCGGCTTCCTTGGCGAACCCAAGGGCGAGGACCCGCCTTTTACCTACGATCCTGCCGCCGCCAAGGCCATCCTGACCCAGTATCCGGAGTTCACCCAAGAGCCCATCGTGCTGAGCACACTCAGCGACTCGCGCCCGTATTTTCCCGATCCGCAGCGCGTGGCCTCGCTGATCCGCAGCGACTGGGAAGCCATCGGCCTGCAAGTGGAGATCGAGACGCGCGACTTCAAAAGCCACCTGCAAACGCTTCGCAATGGCGACTACGAGTGCGGGCTCATCGGCTGGATCGGCGACAACGGCGACCCGGATAATTTCCTCGCGACTTTCTTTCACAGCCGCGCCGCCGTCAAAGGCAGCGCCACGAATTTCGCCTTCTATCAGAACCCGAAAATGGACGAGCTACTCGACGAGGCCCGCCGGGTCAGCAACACCGCCGAACGCGCCAAGCTCTACAACGCCGCGCTGGCCGAGTGGTCCCGCGACTTGCCAATCATCCCCCTGGTCCACGCCGAGCAAATGGTGCTAATGCGCGCGGAGTTCACCGGCTTCACCCTCTCGCCGACGGGCAATATTTTCCTCGGTCCGGTCAAGGCCAAGTAG
- a CDS encoding polyprenyl synthetase family protein, whose product MDFKATVNEYRERVERALDELTPAASVRPAVLHEAMRYSLQAGGKRLRPCLILAAYELFESQHDPMPACVAMECLHTYSLIHDDLPCMDDSDLRRGRPTCHKQFDEETALLAGDALLTYALWILADKYRYDPQLAVDLVHDLGDAAGSEKLIGGQMEDLLGERDEPTADRLEFIHLNKTGALITTSLTMGYRLTGADAEHVAIMREAGKHVGLAFQIIDDILDETSDAETMGKPVGADEENNKMTYPALYGLDASRAKAHEHTEEAVKRFEQLGGNNTVLIELARYMEQRIN is encoded by the coding sequence ATGGATTTCAAAGCAACAGTAAACGAATACCGCGAGCGCGTCGAGCGCGCCCTTGATGAGCTCACCCCGGCTGCGAGCGTCCGCCCGGCCGTCCTGCACGAAGCAATGCGCTACAGTCTCCAGGCTGGCGGCAAGCGCCTGCGCCCATGCCTCATCCTCGCGGCTTACGAGTTGTTTGAGTCCCAGCACGACCCGATGCCAGCCTGCGTCGCCATGGAGTGCCTGCACACCTACAGCCTGATCCACGACGACCTGCCCTGCATGGACGACTCCGATCTGCGCCGCGGCCGCCCGACCTGCCACAAGCAGTTCGACGAGGAAACCGCGCTCTTGGCTGGTGACGCTCTGCTGACCTACGCCCTTTGGATTCTGGCTGACAAATACCGCTACGATCCGCAACTCGCGGTGGACCTCGTGCACGACCTCGGCGACGCCGCCGGCAGCGAAAAACTCATTGGTGGGCAGATGGAAGACCTCCTCGGCGAACGCGACGAGCCCACTGCCGACCGCCTGGAGTTCATTCATTTAAATAAGACCGGCGCGCTGATCACCACGTCGCTGACCATGGGCTACCGCCTGACGGGTGCCGACGCCGAGCACGTCGCCATCATGCGTGAGGCGGGCAAGCACGTTGGCCTGGCTTTCCAGATTATCGACGACATTCTCGACGAAACCTCTGACGCCGAAACCATGGGCAAGCCCGTGGGTGCCGACGAAGAGAACAACAAGATGACCTATCCGGCTCTCTACGGCCTCGACGCCTCCCGCGCCAAGGCCCACGAGCACACCGAGGAAGCCGTGAAGCGCTTCGAGCAGCTCGGCGGCAACAACACCGTCCTCATCGAGCTCGCCCGCTACATGGAGCAGCGGATTAACTAA